CCTGTCCCGGCTTAATTGCCGCATGCGTAAAAGGGACGGAACCTACAGAGCAGTGGAGGTTACAGGAAGGCATATAGAAGAGAACCTGAACCAGACCCTGTATCGAGACATTACCGAACGCCTGTTGGCGGATGAGAGGTTGCGGAAAAATGAAGAGCTGTATCGGCAGATGTTCCATGGCAGTCAGGCCGCCAAGTTGCTTATCGATCCTGAAAGTAGCGACATAATAGACGCGAATGAGGCTGCCGTGAAATTTTACGGGTACGAACTCGATCGTCTGAAGAAAATGAAAATATCCGATATCAATGAGTTGTCGCCTTCGGAAATAACTGCAGAAATGGAAAAGGCACGATCTGAGACGCAGAATTTCTTCCGGTTTAAGCACAGACTGGCTTCCGGAGAAATTCGCGATGTGGAGGTGTACTCGAGTACCTTGGAGGTTCGGGGTCGCTCGTTGTTGGCTTCGATTATTCACGATGTCACGGACCGGCTCAGGGCCGAAACAAATTTGATGCGCTCAAACCAGGATCTCGAGCAATTTGCATATGTAACTTCACACGATCTTCAAGAGCCATTGCGAACGATAACAACTGCTCTACAAATGTTCGAGAGAAAGCACAAAGGCCAGTTTGACCAGATTTCCGACGAGTTGATCCAGTTTGCCGTCGATGCTGCAAGAAAGATGAAAGCTCTCATTCAGGATCTGTTGGCATATTCCCGTCTCAATACTCGCGGACATCCTTTTGAGCGGGTGGATCTGAAAGAGGTCGTAAATCGGTCCACTGACAATCTGAGAAGCCTTATAGAAGAAAAAGGCACCCTGGTTACTGTGGATGAGATGCCCACAGTATGGGGCGATCCCAGTCAACTGGTACAACTTTTTCAAAATTTGATCGGGAATGCCGTGAAATTCGGCCCCGAAGTTTCGCCCGAGGTCCATGTTTCCGTTGAATCAAACGGCAATGAATGGGTTTTCTCAATAAGAGACAATGGGGTGGGAATTCAGGAGGCCCATTTCGATCGTATTTTTGTGATTTTTCAGCAATTGGACAAGAAAAATCCTTTTGAAGGCACAGGTATAGGATTGGCAATCGTCAAGAAAATCGTCGAACGCCATCACGGACGAATCTGGGTGGAATCTGAAATCGGAATAGGCTCCACGTTTATTTTTACACTGCCGACTGGTACCGAATCATGATCAACACAGACAAACCCTTAAATATTCTGCTCGTCGAAGACAATCCTATGGATGTGTTGATGACGAAAGAAGCGCTGCAAAATTGGACAATAGAATATCGTCTGCACGTGGTTGAAAATGGGGAAGATGCTCTCGACTTTGTATATGCGCGAGGAGATTACGCAGGGATGGAGCAACCTGATATGATCCTCTTGGATTTAAATCTTCCGAAGCTGAGCGGAAAAGAGATTCTGTCCCAAATGCAACAGGATCCGGATCTTTCCAATATCCCCGTTGTCGTGGTTACTACTGCAGATGCATCAAGCGATTTTCAGATGTGTCTCAATCTTGGCGCCAAGCTTTTTATTACGAAACCGATCGATTTTGAAGAATATGTGCAAGCAATTAGCACGATACAGGATTTGTGGCTTGCTCCAACGTCAAAGGATTCCATCTGAAGGCAAAAAATGGATTCGTGTAAGTGCGCACCGCCATTCCATATGTTTCCTGGTAAGTTCGTACTGAGAAATCGATCGTTACTTGCGAACGAAAGGTTCTTTACTGTATGATTTTTGTAGGGGTCGTTTCCAGGTGCACCCATCCGACAACATTATGTAGTCTGCAGATAGATGAGTAGAGAAGTATTCTCTGCAGAGTTTAAATTCAGACGAAGTACGCCCGACACCTGAATGTATGAGGGGTTAAGGCCAGGCATGCCTCGGGAGGACGCTCATGGCTCAGGATGTGGAAGAGATCATCAAGATCGACGATTTCTTGGATTATTGGGAACCGGAGCTTGATTTCGACAAGACTCAGGCAGTCGATGAACTGAACAATGCTCTGCTTGAAGCGTCGCTGGATGGAGACACAGAGGTAGTGGAGTTACTTCTAGCATCAGGGGCCGAAATCCATCACGCCAACGAAACCGGTGACACTGCGGCAATTCTGGCTGCTTTTGAGGGCAACACTTCGGTCCTGGAACGGCTCCTGGATAAAGGGGCCCGCATTGACGCCAAGAATGGGTATGCAAATACTGCACTCCTCAGGTCCGCTTACAAAGGACACCTGCCCACAGTGACTATGCTCCTTGACCGGGGAGCGGACATTTCCAGTCGCAATACCTACGGAAATACAGCCCTGATAGAGGCGGCCATCGGCGGTCACGCAGAGGTTGTAAAACATCTCCTGGACCGCGGCTCGAGAATTGATGAGAAAGATTTTCGAGGCAGTACTGCTCTCGTTGCAGCAGCAGGTTGCGGCAGTACGGAAGTCACCAGAGTGCTGCTGACCCGAGGAGCTGATGAAAACGCGCGGAACAGGTCCGGGAACAGCCCACTCACGGTAGCTGCAAGAGGCGGTTACAAGAAGATCGTCGAGCTGCTTCTGGATTCGGGTGCAGAAATAGAAGCGCGTGACAGCCGCGGCAATACGGCACTCATGGTGGCGGCGCGTTCGGGGTACCGGGATACTGTGGAATGTCTCATTGCTGCCGGAGCGGACGTGAACGCGAGAGACTCTTTCGGGGGGTCGCCGCTCGTTCGAGCCGCCAGTAAGGGGAATGCGGACGTGGTGCGTGTTCTCCTCAAAGCAGGAGCCAATATAAATACTGTGGACACCACCACCGGATCGACTGCGTTGATAAAAGCATGCAAGAAGGGTGATGTACCGACTGCGAGGGTCCTTCTCGAGCGCGGTGCCGATCTCGACTTACCGGATAGGCAAGGGAATACAGCCCTCATGGTGGCAGTGTACCGCGACCATTATGAAATCGCGCGACTCCTGATTGCTCTGGGTGCAGATCCGGGACGTAAGAACAAAGCCGGGAACGCTGCAAGGTCTTTCGCTCGATCCGGCAAGATGAGAGAAATTCTCGATCAGGCTGTGGAACGAATGTATTAATAAGAACTACGATTATGAGTAACTGCCAAAATTAGTGTCCGATTGAAGATAAGAGTATTGGTGCCGGGCCTCCGTAGACTGTCTCAAAAGTCCGAAAGCGCCAATACAAGATACTGGTGGGGTCCGGCGTCCCGAGGCTGTCTCAAAAGTCGAAATTTATCCCAGATCGTGGCACGAAATTTTCATCATCTTCACGGCCTGATTGTAGGGGCGTCCCTCGTGGGTGCCCGGTAGTGACCGGCCTCCGTGCCGGTCATTGCAGGAGGGCAGGCACGAGACCTGCCCCTACAAGGATGATGAATCGTGGCACGATTTTTTGTGGATTCATGATTTTGAGACACTTTCTCCCGCCGGTCTATTCTATCGATATTATTTATCATATTGAAGATGTGCCGGCACGGAGGCCGGCACCCACCAATGCAGCGATTCCGCGTTTCGCGGGACAATCGGCCCGATCGCGGGCACAGACTCGCCATCGGGGGATCTGATGCCATTTTGCATTCAAGATACTAACTGCACTGACCTGGCTCCGCAGGTCAGTGGCACCCCTGTACCAGGCCTAGTGTCAATCTTGGGTGCCACGGACCTGCCCTGTAGGTCCGTGTTGCCGCCTCAATGAGAACTATCTTGACTGCAAGACCGTATTAACCCTTCTGGTCTGGAGATTGCCATCGCTCGCAATGACAAGTGTGAGGTTTGCTCGATGCTATGAAACGCAATTGAATCGAACTTGTAACGGATAAAAGGTCACGATATCAAGAGCTTTTCAATTGCGCATCGAGCAGCCCCGAGCATTGCGGCTTTATCGTTCAAAACCACGTACACGGGAATCCCGAGCAGAATACCGGCGAACCTTCCCTTATCCGTGAAAGATTTCATAAAGCCGCCATTTTCGAGTTGAGGCAAGAGATCCGGAAGAATGCCCCCGCCAAGGTACATGCCGCCCGTAGTCATCCCTGTGAGGGCCAGATTGCCGGCTGCCGCAGCAACAATGGAAATGAACATTTCCAGAGCTTCCCTGCACACGGGCTCTCCTTCTACCATGGCCGCCGAAGAGACGGCTCTGGGCGCTTCCATCAACTTGAAGCGTTCCGTCAGCCATTGTGGTTCTTCATGGTTTTTGGTTTCTACCAGCCACCGATATATCGTGAACAGTCCCGGCCCCGAAGCCAGTCGTTCAACGCTGACGTGATCGTGAGATCGTCTCAAATATTTCCACAGTTCAACCTGCTGTTCATTTAGCGGTGCAAAATCCACGTGACCGCCTTCGGAAGGCAATGGGATCAAAGTCCCGTTTGACGGCACCAGCAAAGAGATACCCAGGCCGGTTCCCGGCGCGACCAATCCCACAGTCCCGCCCTTTTGAGCAGGTACCAGATTGACGGGATATAATTCTTCGTCTTTCAGCAGCGGAATCGCGTATCCGGTGGCCACAAGATCATTGATCAAGGTAACTGAAGAAAAATTGAAGAATTGCTCGATTTCCTTGTCCACAACTTTCCACGGCAGGTTGGTGACTCTCGCAGTCCCTCGAATTATCGGGCCGGCTATCCCGAAACAGGCAGATGCTATGGGATAGGAATGGGTAACGAGAAAATCGGCGATCAATTCGTTGAGGCCAAGGACCCCACTATTCAGATAAGACTCCGACACAAGCACTCGGGGGCGTTCTTCACCGATTTCAAAGACTCCCAAATTGGTCTTGGTACCACCAATATCTCCCGCAAGCACAATTTCACGTTCTTCAGCCTGCTTCATTGTCACCTCGACGATTCCATGCTCGGCTCACGCGTGCGCAGTGATTCTATATACATATTTGACCCATTGGGAACCATAATGGTCCTGTGCGACTACCCTAAGAGGAAATCCGTGTTTCTTGGGCAATAGCACCCCGTTCACTTTGTATGCCAGAAAGACTTTCTCCTGCACTATGTCAGGCCAGTTGAATCTTTCCACTTTTTCATAATTACCTTCAGGTCCGCGTATCGTCAGGTATTCAGTGCCGCCCTTCACTTCTGCCTGTTTCAATAATTCATTCAGAGAAAAACCAGTCCATATTCCATGATTGACGAAAAACCCCGGGCACACCAGGAGCACTGCTTTTTCCAGGGGAGGCAGCTTGAGGACGTCCTCGAATTGAAGGCTGAGGGGTTTGCCGACATTCCCATCCACAATGAGCTGCCAGGATTTCAGTTCGGCTTCATAGCTATCCAATCCCATGACTCCGAAATCCTCGAGTTTCGTGATCTCCAGGCTTGAAGCATCTACTTCGGCAGGGTTCACGTTTACCAGATCTTTCCGATCGGTCCCCCTGGGAATCGGTTTTCGAGTCACCTGTGCCCACACGAAATCAACCGCACCGATTGTTATTGCACTCAGTACTTGCAGCAGGAATCCGCGGCGTCCGAACATGGATTACACCAATGTGCTTTCATAGAGGGAATATTGAGAAACCTGCTATTCGCCGGTCCCGGCAAATATCTCCTTCGCTACGAACGGCACCGTCTGCTTCGCTTCGGAGACATGCCGGGACTGGATTTGCTCCCGCCGGTGGCGGGATTACTTCTTAGAACGCACAGCGGCATTACACCTCTTGTTGTGAGTCCCAGCACCATCACATTTTCATCTTCTGGACCACCTTAGCCACACGGTGAACAGCTTCTTGAGCAATGGCGTCAGGCGCGTTCTGTTGTACGCGTCTCCAACCTGTTTTATGGCCTCTGCATGGGTCGGATAGGGATGAATCACCGAGGACAGTGTCTTCAGACCAACACCCGCAACCATTGCAGTTGTGATTTCGCTGATCATGTCTCCAGCCCGGGAACCCACGATGGTTGCGCCAAGAATTTTATCCGAGCCTTTCTTCACGTGAACCTTTACGAATCCCTCATGGTCACCGTCCAACAGGGCTCTGTCCACGTCACCGAAGGAGCGAAGGAACGTTTCCACGGGAATCCCTTTTTCAGCGGCATCTCGTTCGTACATTCCCACATGTGCGATTTCCGGATCTGTGTACGTACACCAGGGAACCGTCAGAGCGCTCAATTTCCTGAAACCTGCAAACAGGGCGTTTTGAATGACTATTCTTGCCGCAGCGTCTGCCATATGCGTGAATTTGTATTTCATGCACACATCGCCCGCTGCATAGATTCTCGGATTTGACGTAGTCAGCCGGTCGTCTACGATGACTCCGGATTTGTCGTACCGAACTCCTGCCGCGGAGAGATTCAAGTCCTCGACATTGGGGATCCGGCCTGCGCCAACAAGTATTTCATCTACGGACAACGAATCCGGCCCATCTGCAGTCTCGAAGTAGATTGTCTTTTTGCCGTTTTCACCTTCGACGCGGATGAGTCTTGCATTGAGGATCAGGCGAATGCCTTCTTTGAGGAATTGCTGCTGCACGATTTCCGCTGCATCCGGATCTTCCCTGTCCAGGATGTGAGCATTCTTGTGAAGAACAAAAACCTCGCAGCCCAGCCGGGCAAAGGCCTGCGAAAGCTCGCATCCGATGGGACCTCCACCTATGACCGCCAGCCGGTCAGGCTTTGCTGTCAACGAGAACACGGTTTCATTCGTCAAGTAACCTGCTTCGGCGAGTCCCGGAATGCCGGGATCTGCAGGTCGCGCGCCTGC
The sequence above is a segment of the Desulfomonile tiedjei DSM 6799 genome. Coding sequences within it:
- a CDS encoding PAS domain-containing sensor histidine kinase; the protein is MTDSDIRKKAEKRVASKNQDVTIRPFSERRLEELIHDLQTHQIELEMQNEELRRAQLELIEIQENYDLLYNSAPVGYFTLDTKGMIIQVNTTASKMLGKMHLEKIPFFIFVIPEDRGKFRDYFSQLLKTGLKEACDMRLKGMGGELSVWLDGIAIKDSKGKIARVQLIVSNRTAIKLAEKSARSFQIKYRALYEDSADGILLFDNAGIILDCNKASLDLFGYPLEEIRGRRLADLVHPEDRKQVSQELLGLLRGHLSRLNCRMRKRDGTYRAVEVTGRHIEENLNQTLYRDITERLLADERLRKNEELYRQMFHGSQAAKLLIDPESSDIIDANEAAVKFYGYELDRLKKMKISDINELSPSEITAEMEKARSETQNFFRFKHRLASGEIRDVEVYSSTLEVRGRSLLASIIHDVTDRLRAETNLMRSNQDLEQFAYVTSHDLQEPLRTITTALQMFERKHKGQFDQISDELIQFAVDAARKMKALIQDLLAYSRLNTRGHPFERVDLKEVVNRSTDNLRSLIEEKGTLVTVDEMPTVWGDPSQLVQLFQNLIGNAVKFGPEVSPEVHVSVESNGNEWVFSIRDNGVGIQEAHFDRIFVIFQQLDKKNPFEGTGIGLAIVKKIVERHHGRIWVESEIGIGSTFIFTLPTGTES
- a CDS encoding response regulator, with amino-acid sequence MINTDKPLNILLVEDNPMDVLMTKEALQNWTIEYRLHVVENGEDALDFVYARGDYAGMEQPDMILLDLNLPKLSGKEILSQMQQDPDLSNIPVVVVTTADASSDFQMCLNLGAKLFITKPIDFEEYVQAISTIQDLWLAPTSKDSI
- a CDS encoding ankyrin repeat domain-containing protein is translated as MAQDVEEIIKIDDFLDYWEPELDFDKTQAVDELNNALLEASLDGDTEVVELLLASGAEIHHANETGDTAAILAAFEGNTSVLERLLDKGARIDAKNGYANTALLRSAYKGHLPTVTMLLDRGADISSRNTYGNTALIEAAIGGHAEVVKHLLDRGSRIDEKDFRGSTALVAAAGCGSTEVTRVLLTRGADENARNRSGNSPLTVAARGGYKKIVELLLDSGAEIEARDSRGNTALMVAARSGYRDTVECLIAAGADVNARDSFGGSPLVRAASKGNADVVRVLLKAGANINTVDTTTGSTALIKACKKGDVPTARVLLERGADLDLPDRQGNTALMVAVYRDHYEIARLLIALGADPGRKNKAGNAARSFARSGKMREILDQAVERMY
- the glk gene encoding glucokinase — its product is MKQAEEREIVLAGDIGGTKTNLGVFEIGEERPRVLVSESYLNSGVLGLNELIADFLVTHSYPIASACFGIAGPIIRGTARVTNLPWKVVDKEIEQFFNFSSVTLINDLVATGYAIPLLKDEELYPVNLVPAQKGGTVGLVAPGTGLGISLLVPSNGTLIPLPSEGGHVDFAPLNEQQVELWKYLRRSHDHVSVERLASGPGLFTIYRWLVETKNHEEPQWLTERFKLMEAPRAVSSAAMVEGEPVCREALEMFISIVAAAAGNLALTGMTTGGMYLGGGILPDLLPQLENGGFMKSFTDKGRFAGILLGIPVYVVLNDKAAMLGAARCAIEKLLIS
- a CDS encoding molybdopterin-dependent oxidoreductase yields the protein MFGRRGFLLQVLSAITIGAVDFVWAQVTRKPIPRGTDRKDLVNVNPAEVDASSLEITKLEDFGVMGLDSYEAELKSWQLIVDGNVGKPLSLQFEDVLKLPPLEKAVLLVCPGFFVNHGIWTGFSLNELLKQAEVKGGTEYLTIRGPEGNYEKVERFNWPDIVQEKVFLAYKVNGVLLPKKHGFPLRVVAQDHYGSQWVKYVYRITAHA
- a CDS encoding mercuric reductase; this translates as MPGVYLTPDDDHNQELMKNVHPREWVNPEPTGRYNLVVIGAGTAGLVTAAGAAGLGAKVALVERLFMGGDCLNFGCVPSKGIIASSRISHALAEASSYGIEVSDTSNADFPTVMERMRAIRARISRNDSVWRFRDLGVDVFLGSARFTGTDSLDVEGETLRFSKAVIAAGARPADPGIPGLAEAGYLTNETVFSLTAKPDRLAVIGGGPIGCELSQAFARLGCEVFVLHKNAHILDREDPDAAEIVQQQFLKEGIRLILNARLIRVEGENGKKTIYFETADGPDSLSVDEILVGAGRIPNVEDLNLSAAGVRYDKSGVIVDDRLTTSNPRIYAAGDVCMKYKFTHMADAAARIVIQNALFAGFRKLSALTVPWCTYTDPEIAHVGMYERDAAEKGIPVETFLRSFGDVDRALLDGDHEGFVKVHVKKGSDKILGATIVGSRAGDMISEITTAMVAGVGLKTLSSVIHPYPTHAEAIKQVGDAYNRTRLTPLLKKLFTVWLRWSRR